A window of Sulfurimonas gotlandica GD1 contains these coding sequences:
- a CDS encoding flagellar hook-associated protein FlgL has product MRVTSSMYYNSLYGANNSKLSQNLFDVNKQIASGLQIQYAKDNVRTFAETMRLDNELATLGQVKMSTQSGYKVSNQTDVILNEFETTMNRMRTLLLQAANGTNDATSLDSVAKELRGIESHFKGLANSSINGQYLFSGTAVDIKPIADDGTYMGNDKSMNSFTGSKTQQQYNISGGDLFLGEEVLVRREITSNVPQENLIRKYPALGLPTANTTHMNPDNSIRDLMGDTDNVIDTVNAKHHFYLRGTKSDGTAFNKKISMRDDEKVDELLIQIGNAYGNTPALKLVNVTLNQSGQIVVEDKIKGSSQIDFHMVGAVDFTGGAAANVTNLDALGVGESDFDRIMLSTSTATNPNLHVKEFIKSSLTSAGDVAGTNIIEGTVYDRTQFSKNGSTLSSSVPQIVKADNSFAAGSTKLSEVADISQLPNVGSLDATQFKLTGINVIGVAYDVQIDLATAGSTFTVGGNTYDIFNMGTPRVAVAADDMTYQQLMDVVNMVVTNNLPSTTNVATDYDNAVKASKFNGNTFLSYDGKLKFQDIGTSSTQATMALHDTNSGDISNPASVMTFNANNGLTVRDPKTDFFKTLNEMIIAVENHKLYPDSSGGVIRNVGIENAITMMDDLQDHVFRAHSLVGSQSNALTMAQERTELLEISTSTLRSAVIDTDLAKASLTLTQLTLNYEAMLSTVGKVSKLNLVNYL; this is encoded by the coding sequence ATGAGAGTTACATCTAGTATGTATTACAATAGTTTGTATGGAGCAAATAACTCAAAATTGAGTCAAAATCTTTTTGATGTAAATAAACAGATAGCATCTGGACTGCAAATTCAGTATGCAAAAGATAATGTTAGAACATTCGCAGAGACTATGAGACTGGATAATGAGCTTGCTACATTAGGGCAAGTTAAGATGAGTACGCAAAGTGGTTATAAAGTTTCAAATCAAACAGATGTTATTTTGAATGAGTTTGAAACAACAATGAACCGTATGAGAACTTTACTCTTGCAGGCTGCGAATGGAACCAATGATGCAACTTCTTTAGATTCAGTTGCAAAAGAGCTAAGAGGAATAGAGAGTCATTTTAAAGGCTTAGCAAACTCATCTATAAATGGTCAATACCTTTTTTCTGGTACTGCGGTTGATATTAAACCTATAGCAGATGATGGAACATATATGGGTAATGATAAATCTATGAATTCTTTCACTGGATCAAAAACTCAGCAACAATATAATATCTCTGGTGGTGATCTGTTTCTAGGAGAAGAAGTACTTGTTAGAAGAGAAATAACATCAAACGTTCCTCAAGAAAATTTAATACGAAAATATCCAGCTTTAGGTTTGCCTACAGCAAATACAACACATATGAATCCAGATAATTCTATTCGTGATTTAATGGGTGATACAGATAATGTAATAGATACGGTAAATGCAAAACATCATTTTTATCTTAGAGGTACAAAAAGCGACGGAACCGCTTTTAATAAAAAAATATCTATGAGAGATGATGAAAAAGTTGATGAACTATTGATTCAGATTGGAAATGCTTACGGAAATACACCAGCTTTAAAACTTGTAAATGTTACTCTAAATCAGTCTGGGCAAATAGTGGTTGAAGATAAAATTAAAGGCTCAAGTCAGATAGATTTCCACATGGTTGGTGCAGTTGATTTTACAGGTGGTGCCGCAGCAAACGTTACTAATCTAGATGCACTTGGTGTTGGTGAGAGTGATTTTGATAGAATAATGCTCTCGACATCAACCGCTACAAATCCGAATCTTCATGTAAAAGAATTTATTAAATCGTCTTTAACATCTGCAGGTGATGTCGCCGGTACAAATATAATTGAAGGCACGGTTTATGATAGAACACAGTTTAGTAAAAATGGTTCTACATTATCATCAAGCGTTCCTCAAATAGTAAAAGCAGATAATAGCTTTGCGGCAGGATCAACAAAACTTTCAGAAGTGGCTGATATCTCTCAACTTCCAAATGTTGGTTCATTAGATGCGACACAGTTTAAGTTGACAGGCATAAATGTTATAGGAGTAGCTTATGATGTTCAAATAGACCTTGCAACTGCTGGCTCCACATTCACAGTAGGTGGAAACACTTATGATATTTTTAATATGGGAACACCAAGAGTAGCTGTAGCTGCTGATGATATGACATATCAACAGCTTATGGATGTAGTAAATATGGTTGTAACCAATAACCTCCCATCAACTACAAATGTAGCGACTGATTATGACAACGCTGTTAAAGCATCAAAATTTAATGGAAATACATTTTTAAGTTATGATGGAAAGCTTAAGTTTCAAGATATTGGCACTAGCTCTACTCAGGCAACAATGGCGTTACATGATACAAACAGTGGAGATATTTCAAATCCAGCTTCAGTTATGACGTTTAACGCAAACAATGGACTGACTGTTCGTGATCCTAAAACGGATTTCTTTAAAACACTAAATGAAATGATTATTGCTGTAGAAAATCATAAACTATATCCAGATTCATCTGGTGGTGTTATTAGAAATGTTGGTATTGAAAATGCGATAACAATGATGGATGATTTACAAGATCATGTTTTTAGAGCACACTCTTTAGTTGGTTCACAATCAAATGCATTAACAATGGCCCAAGAACGTACAGAACTGTTAGAGATTAGTACAAGCACTCTTCGTTCAGCCGTAATAGATACAGATTTAGCAAAAGCATCCCTTACTTTAACTCAGTTAACACTAAATTATGAGGCTATGTTATCTACTGTTGGTAAGGTTTCAAAGTTAAATCTAGTAAACTATTTATAA
- a CDS encoding DNA translocase FtsK: MKETLFIVTFGVLIYLGFATIFGDSGLIGSYGAVFASYNHEYFGYISYIYLISFLIPLYFLYRNTSFNLRKLEVTTASFLLFFSFLLAQALLVDNELRGKIGADFVDFLVQYIGLFGLWTFWFIIISVSTLILLDKNMEELTSAFAKLLKSAMPTPKPQINFQEADSLDSEYDKPAYLRKSDDTEFLKVQEEDIWKVEDLPQTKKVVPAKPEKRIQEEILEEKITTNTSHTILEIASKVKEQKNALIVDELEENAKLLESIEKGEVEKPKNFTLPSVNFLQKASSTSHSVDESEVDDKIRYLIEKLAHFKIEGDVVRTYAGPVVSTFEFKPAANVKVSRILNLQDDLAMALSAESIRIQAPIPGKDVVGIEIPNATVDTIYLRDLLDSKLFKESSSPLTIVLGKDIVGRPFITDLKKLPHLLIAGTTGSGKSVGINAMILSLLYKNSPDQLRLLMIDPKMLEFSIYNDIPHLLTPVITKPRQAIVALNNMVSEMERRYELMSENRTKSIENYNEKVKKEGGEHFPYIVVIIDELADLMMTSGKDVEHSIARLAQMARASGIHLVVATQRPSVDVVTGLIKANLPSRISYRVGQKVDSKIILDQQGAESLLGKGDMLFTPPGSVGLVRLHAPWSTEEEIENIVEFIKSQRAPNYDKSFLLEETEGESSSKSETYEELDQLYEEAKSVILSDRKTSISYLQRKLQIGYNRSARIIEQLEGEGILSSPNSKGIREIL; encoded by the coding sequence TTGAAAGAGACCTTATTTATCGTAACATTTGGAGTTTTAATCTATCTAGGTTTTGCAACTATCTTTGGTGATAGTGGGCTTATAGGAAGCTATGGTGCTGTTTTTGCTTCATATAACCATGAATATTTCGGATATATATCTTACATATATTTAATATCTTTTTTAATACCTCTATATTTTCTTTACAGAAATACTTCATTTAATCTTAGAAAGCTAGAAGTAACTACAGCTTCATTTTTGTTGTTTTTCTCTTTTCTTTTAGCCCAGGCATTACTTGTTGATAATGAATTAAGAGGAAAGATAGGTGCTGATTTTGTTGACTTTTTGGTTCAATATATTGGACTTTTTGGACTTTGGACTTTTTGGTTTATAATTATTTCTGTTTCTACTTTGATTCTTTTAGATAAAAATATGGAAGAGTTAACATCTGCATTTGCAAAACTACTTAAAAGTGCTATGCCTACTCCAAAACCCCAAATAAATTTTCAAGAGGCAGATAGTCTTGATAGTGAATATGACAAGCCGGCATATTTGAGAAAAAGTGATGATACAGAGTTTTTAAAGGTACAAGAAGAAGATATTTGGAAAGTAGAAGATCTCCCGCAAACTAAAAAAGTTGTACCAGCAAAACCAGAAAAGCGTATTCAAGAGGAAATACTTGAAGAAAAAATAACAACCAATACATCACATACAATATTGGAAATAGCATCAAAAGTTAAAGAACAGAAAAACGCTCTTATCGTAGATGAATTAGAAGAAAATGCTAAACTTTTAGAGAGTATAGAAAAAGGTGAAGTTGAAAAACCAAAGAACTTTACTCTTCCCTCCGTAAATTTTTTACAAAAAGCGAGTTCAACATCTCATAGTGTTGACGAGAGTGAAGTAGATGACAAAATACGTTACTTGATAGAAAAACTAGCTCACTTCAAGATTGAAGGTGATGTTGTAAGAACGTATGCAGGCCCTGTTGTATCTACTTTTGAGTTTAAGCCGGCTGCAAATGTAAAAGTGTCAAGGATTTTAAACCTTCAAGATGATTTAGCAATGGCATTAAGTGCTGAAAGCATTAGAATACAAGCACCAATTCCAGGGAAAGATGTTGTAGGTATAGAGATACCAAATGCAACCGTTGATACTATTTACTTAAGAGATTTACTTGATTCTAAACTCTTTAAAGAATCCTCATCCCCGTTAACGATTGTTTTAGGTAAAGATATAGTTGGAAGACCATTTATAACTGATCTTAAAAAACTACCACATCTACTTATTGCCGGGACAACAGGAAGTGGCAAGAGTGTTGGTATAAACGCGATGATACTATCTTTACTTTATAAAAATTCACCTGATCAATTAAGATTATTGATGATTGATCCTAAGATGCTTGAATTCTCTATATATAATGATATTCCTCATCTTCTTACTCCTGTTATCACTAAGCCTAGGCAAGCTATAGTCGCTTTAAATAATATGGTTTCAGAGATGGAACGTCGTTATGAACTTATGAGTGAAAATAGAACTAAAAGTATAGAAAACTATAATGAAAAAGTGAAAAAAGAGGGTGGTGAACATTTTCCATATATAGTAGTTATTATTGATGAATTAGCTGATTTAATGATGACAAGCGGAAAAGATGTTGAACACTCAATCGCAAGACTGGCGCAGATGGCAAGAGCTTCAGGTATACATCTTGTTGTGGCTACACAAAGACCTTCAGTTGACGTTGTGACCGGGCTAATAAAAGCTAATTTGCCATCTCGAATCTCTTATAGAGTAGGGCAAAAAGTAGATAGTAAAATCATCTTGGACCAACAGGGGGCTGAGTCTCTTTTAGGCAAAGGAGATATGTTGTTTACTCCTCCGGGCTCTGTGGGATTAGTCCGTCTTCATGCGCCTTGGAGTACAGAAGAAGAGATAGAAAATATTGTAGAGTTTATAAAATCTCAAAGAGCACCAAACTACGATAAAAGCTTTTTACTTGAAGAAACAGAAGGTGAAAGTAGTTCTAAGAGTGAAACATATGAAGAACTTGACCAACTTTACGAAGAAGCTAAGAGTGTCATACTTTCAGATAGAAAGACATCTATTTCATATTTGCAGAGAAAGCTTCAAATAGGGTATAACCGATCGGCCAGAATAATTGAGCAGCTAGAGGGAGAGGGTATCTTATCTTCTCCAAATTCTAAAGGTATACGTGAAATACTCTAA
- the fumC gene encoding class II fumarate hydratase yields MKSFRLESDSFGELQVSSNMYYGAQSARSLINFPIGIETMPKPLIRALAIVKHSAAKVNMDFGVLDADIATAIMEASSEVMEGKLYEHFPLSIWQTGSGTQSNMNTNEVISNRAIEILGGVIGSKDPVHPNDHCNMGQSSNDVFPTAMHIAAVEEITHKLLPSLKHMYVELDKKSKSFNHIVKIGRTHTQDATPITLGQEFSGYTAQVANSIRRVEAILPALYQLAQGGTAVGTGINSIKGFDVAFATQVAKTTKIAFITAENKFEALAAHDAIVEASGALNTTAVSIMKIANDIRFLASGPRCGIGEISLAENEPGSSIMPGKVNPTQSEALTMISAQVMGNHTTISVAGSNGHFELNVFKPVMIYNLLQSIRLLSDGCKSFTDRCIVGITANEERIAKLRDESLMLVTALNPYIGYDNATKIAKKAHKDGSTLLEAALSLELLTEEEFKEWVVPQNMISPKEL; encoded by the coding sequence ATGAAATCATTTAGACTTGAAAGCGATTCATTTGGTGAACTACAGGTTTCATCAAATATGTATTATGGAGCACAGTCTGCTCGCTCATTGATTAATTTTCCCATAGGTATAGAAACTATGCCAAAGCCTCTTATACGAGCTTTAGCAATAGTTAAACACTCTGCAGCAAAAGTTAATATGGATTTTGGCGTTCTAGATGCTGATATTGCAACTGCTATCATGGAAGCTTCTAGTGAAGTTATGGAAGGTAAACTTTATGAGCATTTTCCTTTATCTATTTGGCAAACTGGTTCTGGTACTCAAAGTAACATGAATACAAATGAAGTGATTTCAAATCGTGCCATAGAGATTCTCGGTGGAGTCATTGGTTCAAAAGATCCTGTACATCCTAATGATCATTGTAATATGGGGCAATCTTCCAATGATGTATTTCCTACAGCTATGCATATAGCGGCAGTTGAAGAAATTACACATAAATTATTACCATCTTTAAAGCATATGTACGTTGAACTAGATAAAAAATCAAAATCATTTAATCATATAGTTAAAATCGGTAGAACTCATACTCAAGATGCCACTCCAATAACACTAGGTCAAGAATTTTCAGGATATACGGCACAAGTAGCCAACTCTATACGTAGAGTTGAAGCTATACTTCCTGCTCTCTATCAACTTGCTCAAGGCGGTACTGCTGTTGGTACGGGGATTAACTCTATTAAGGGATTTGATGTTGCCTTTGCCACCCAAGTAGCAAAAACTACTAAGATTGCATTTATTACTGCAGAAAATAAGTTTGAAGCACTCGCTGCTCACGATGCTATAGTTGAAGCTAGTGGAGCACTAAATACAACCGCTGTTAGTATAATGAAGATCGCTAATGATATTCGCTTTTTAGCTTCTGGGCCGAGATGTGGCATCGGAGAGATTTCTCTGGCTGAAAATGAGCCAGGCTCGTCTATTATGCCAGGAAAGGTTAATCCTACACAAAGTGAAGCTCTCACAATGATATCTGCACAAGTAATGGGAAACCATACTACTATTTCTGTTGCAGGTTCTAATGGCCATTTTGAGCTAAATGTGTTTAAACCTGTAATGATTTACAATCTACTTCAATCAATACGTCTACTAAGTGATGGATGCAAAAGCTTTACAGATAGATGTATAGTAGGAATAACTGCCAATGAAGAGCGTATAGCAAAACTAAGAGATGAATCACTTATGCTCGTAACAGCACTGAATCCTTACATAGGTTATGACAATGCTACAAAAATTGCTAAGAAAGCTCATAAGGATGGTTCAACCCTACTAGAAGCTGCACTATCTCTGGAACTATTAACAGAAGAAGAATTTAAAGAGTGGGTAGTTCCACAAAATATGATTAGTCCTAAAGAGTTATAA
- the acnB gene encoding bifunctional aconitate hydratase 2/2-methylisocitrate dehydratase gives MSFIEDYKAHVTEREALGVPPLPLTAEQTAEVIELIKSNCTDELLDLITNRVSPGVDDAAYVKAAFLNDVASEKVTVNGIAPAHAAKIMGMMLGGYNVKPLVDCLTSANSEVVEAAKEALKHTLLVYDAFNDVEELHKSGNAAATEVMTSWANAEWFTSKPELAEEITITVYKVPGETNTDDLSPASEAFTRSDIPVHANSMLQSKMENPLNTIMSLKEKGHTIAYVGDVVGTGSSRKSGVNSVQWHMGDDIPGVPNKRTGGVVIGGIIAPIFFATCEDSGALPLEMDVTAMETGDVVTVYPYKGEAHKNGSCVATFKLNPNTITDEVRAGGRIPLIIGRGLTAKARAVLGLGASDAFLTAEQPADSGKGYTLAQKMVGKACGMEGVRPGMYVEPVTTTVGSQDTTGPMTRDEIKELAALGFSADLVMQSFCHTAAYPKPSDVVMHHTLPDFISNRSGVALRPGDGVIHSWLNRLTLPDTVGTGADSHTRFPIGISFPGGSGIVAFAGVTGSMPLTMPESVLVRFKGELQPGITLRDLVNAIPYYAIKEGLLTVEKKGKKNIFNGRILEIEGLPDLKAEQAFELSDASAERSAAACTVLLNDAPVIEYLKSNIVLIESMIEDGYSDARTLQRRADRMKEWVANPSLMQPDADAEYAAVIEIDLNEVTEPILACPNDPDNVKLLSEVAGEKIDEVFLGSCMTNIGHYRAAGEVMRGEGKHGVEKFWIVPPTRMDEQQLINEGYYDVFNAIEATTEVPGCSLCMGNQASARVDSTVFSTSTRNFDNRLGKGTQVYLGSAELAAVCSKLGRIPTVEEYMDIVPAKIAGKEADIYKYLNFNEIKDYKLEERTVAQEKYGVTIKAV, from the coding sequence ATGTCATTTATTGAAGATTATAAAGCACATGTAACTGAGAGAGAAGCTCTTGGTGTACCACCACTTCCACTTACAGCTGAACAAACAGCAGAAGTAATTGAATTAATTAAAAGTAACTGTACAGATGAGTTACTAGATCTTATTACAAACCGCGTATCACCAGGTGTTGATGATGCTGCATATGTAAAAGCTGCTTTTTTAAATGATGTTGCATCTGAAAAAGTAACTGTTAATGGTATCGCTCCTGCTCATGCAGCTAAAATCATGGGCATGATGCTAGGTGGCTATAATGTTAAACCACTAGTAGACTGTTTAACTTCTGCAAACAGCGAAGTTGTTGAAGCTGCAAAAGAAGCATTAAAGCATACATTACTTGTATATGATGCATTCAATGATGTTGAAGAGTTACATAAATCTGGTAATGCTGCAGCTACTGAAGTAATGACTTCATGGGCAAACGCTGAGTGGTTTACTTCTAAACCAGAGTTAGCTGAGGAAATCACAATAACAGTTTACAAAGTCCCTGGTGAAACAAATACAGACGATCTTTCTCCAGCATCTGAAGCATTTACTCGCTCTGATATTCCAGTTCATGCAAACTCAATGCTTCAATCAAAAATGGAGAATCCACTTAATACAATAATGTCTCTTAAAGAAAAAGGTCATACAATTGCTTACGTTGGTGACGTAGTTGGTACAGGTTCATCTCGTAAATCTGGTGTTAACTCTGTTCAATGGCATATGGGTGATGATATCCCAGGTGTACCCAATAAGCGCACTGGTGGTGTTGTTATTGGTGGTATTATCGCTCCAATTTTCTTTGCAACTTGTGAAGATTCTGGTGCATTACCATTAGAGATGGATGTAACTGCTATGGAAACAGGTGACGTTGTTACTGTTTATCCTTATAAAGGTGAAGCACATAAAAATGGTTCTTGTGTAGCTACATTCAAACTAAACCCTAATACTATTACTGACGAAGTTCGTGCTGGTGGTCGTATTCCATTAATTATCGGTCGTGGTTTAACTGCAAAAGCTCGCGCTGTTCTTGGTCTTGGTGCATCTGATGCATTCTTAACAGCAGAGCAACCAGCTGATAGTGGCAAAGGTTATACTTTAGCTCAAAAAATGGTAGGAAAAGCTTGTGGAATGGAAGGTGTTCGTCCAGGTATGTATGTTGAGCCTGTTACAACTACAGTTGGTTCTCAAGATACTACTGGTCCTATGACTCGTGATGAGATTAAAGAGCTTGCAGCTCTAGGTTTCTCAGCTGATTTAGTTATGCAGTCTTTTTGTCATACAGCGGCTTATCCAAAACCGTCTGATGTTGTAATGCACCACACGCTTCCAGATTTTATCTCTAACCGTTCAGGTGTAGCTTTACGTCCAGGTGATGGTGTTATCCACTCTTGGTTAAATCGCTTGACTCTTCCAGATACTGTTGGAACAGGTGCGGATAGTCATACACGTTTCCCAATCGGTATCTCTTTCCCAGGTGGTTCAGGTATCGTTGCATTTGCTGGTGTTACTGGTTCTATGCCTCTTACTATGCCAGAATCAGTTCTTGTGCGTTTCAAAGGTGAATTACAACCTGGTATCACTCTTCGTGACCTTGTAAATGCTATTCCTTACTATGCAATCAAAGAAGGTCTTTTGACTGTTGAGAAAAAAGGTAAGAAAAACATATTCAACGGACGTATCTTAGAGATTGAAGGTCTTCCTGATCTTAAAGCTGAGCAAGCGTTTGAATTATCCGATGCTTCTGCTGAGCGTTCTGCTGCTGCATGTACTGTATTGTTAAATGATGCACCGGTAATAGAATACTTAAAATCTAATATTGTATTAATTGAGTCTATGATAGAAGATGGTTATTCAGATGCTCGTACACTACAACGTCGTGCAGACAGAATGAAAGAATGGGTAGCTAACCCGTCTTTAATGCAACCAGATGCTGATGCAGAGTATGCAGCAGTTATTGAAATAGATCTTAATGAAGTAACAGAGCCTATCTTAGCTTGTCCTAATGATCCGGATAATGTTAAGCTTTTAAGTGAAGTTGCTGGTGAAAAAATTGATGAAGTATTCTTAGGTTCTTGTATGACTAACATTGGTCACTATCGTGCAGCTGGTGAAGTTATGCGTGGAGAAGGTAAGCATGGTGTTGAGAAATTCTGGATTGTGCCACCAACTCGTATGGATGAGCAACAACTTATTAACGAAGGTTACTATGATGTATTTAATGCTATTGAAGCAACTACAGAGGTGCCAGGATGTTCTTTATGTATGGGTAACCAAGCAAGTGCTCGTGTTGACTCAACAGTATTTTCGACATCAACTCGTAACTTTGACAACCGTTTAGGTAAAGGTACTCAAGTTTATCTTGGTTCTGCAGAACTTGCAGCAGTATGTTCTAAGCTTGGTCGTATACCAACAGTTGAAGAGTATATGGACATTGTTCCTGCTAAGATTGCTGGAAAAGAAGCAGATATATATAAATATCTAAACTTTAATGAAATTAAAGATTATAAACTTGAAGAGCGTACAGTTGCTCAAGAAAAATATGGCGTAACTATCAAAGCTGTATAG
- the lolA gene encoding LolA-like outer membrane lipoprotein chaperone, with the protein MKHIFTLLLSFSLSFASFDNLNSFEADFTQSVTDDKNKSLVYKGHIIASKPQNAVWNYIQPIKKDVYINRFNVTVIEPEIEQVIIRKIDASLDFFNMIQNAKEIEKDKYEANYKESKFTITTNNKIIKSISYIDEFENKVKIVFNNQKQNEEINKEIFVPKYPLEFDIIRD; encoded by the coding sequence ATGAAACATATTTTTACATTATTGCTATCTTTTTCACTAAGTTTTGCTTCTTTTGACAATCTGAATTCATTTGAAGCTGATTTTACACAAAGCGTTACTGATGATAAGAACAAATCTTTAGTCTATAAGGGCCATATAATAGCATCTAAGCCACAAAATGCTGTTTGGAACTACATACAACCCATAAAAAAAGATGTGTATATAAATAGATTTAATGTAACGGTAATAGAGCCGGAGATCGAGCAAGTAATTATCAGAAAGATAGATGCTAGTTTAGATTTTTTCAACATGATACAAAATGCGAAAGAGATAGAAAAAGATAAATATGAAGCAAACTATAAAGAGTCTAAATTTACTATAACTACCAATAATAAAATTATAAAATCAATATCTTATATAGATGAGTTTGAAAATAAAGTAAAAATAGTGTTTAACAACCAAAAACAAAATGAAGAAATCAATAAAGAGATTTTTGTTCCAAAGTATCCTTTAGAATTTGATATTATCAGGGATTAA